One Deltaproteobacteria bacterium genomic region harbors:
- the holB gene encoding DNA polymerase III subunit delta', protein MSLQSGIRGHRRQVEIIERAFGSNRVPHAYLFAGMSGIGKRRVALNLACALQCSSTGEKPCGICNGCRKSADRNHPDIILVEPDGKFIKIEQIRALQKRLAYKPFEGKAAVCIIDGADKMNPAAANALLKLLEEPPAAAYLILLAENVRQLLPTIISRCQKIKFNTLSNDEISDILVKEQGLSERDAAGIARISEGSPGKALSFFESFPADEKERLLSAVTELGSMDEVFSLAEELTKKDSLEKLMDSLEIIKFYLRDLAFVKAGMGEDQLIKIAHQDIMRKGEAFYSLNSLLHMAEAVSGTETALLMNGNKRLAVEDMLIKFYYEKATLC, encoded by the coding sequence TTGAGTCTTCAAAGCGGGATAAGAGGGCACAGAAGGCAGGTTGAAATTATTGAGCGGGCCTTTGGAAGCAATAGGGTTCCCCATGCCTATCTCTTTGCCGGTATGAGTGGTATCGGGAAAAGGAGGGTAGCCCTTAACCTGGCTTGCGCGCTTCAGTGCAGTTCCACAGGGGAAAAACCCTGTGGTATCTGTAATGGTTGCAGGAAAAGCGCAGATCGTAACCATCCTGATATTATATTGGTTGAACCTGACGGGAAGTTTATTAAAATAGAGCAGATCAGAGCACTTCAAAAAAGACTGGCTTATAAACCCTTTGAAGGCAAAGCTGCCGTTTGTATCATTGATGGCGCCGACAAGATGAATCCGGCGGCAGCCAACGCTTTACTTAAATTGCTCGAAGAACCGCCTGCGGCAGCCTATTTGATTTTGCTGGCGGAGAACGTAAGGCAACTGCTTCCTACTATCATCTCAAGGTGTCAGAAGATCAAGTTTAATACCCTTTCCAATGATGAAATATCGGATATTCTTGTAAAAGAGCAGGGTCTTTCAGAAAGGGATGCCGCCGGTATTGCAAGGATTTCCGAAGGGAGCCCCGGCAAGGCCCTTTCTTTTTTTGAAAGTTTTCCGGCAGATGAGAAGGAGCGGCTCCTTTCTGCCGTAACGGAACTTGGGAGTATGGATGAGGTTTTTTCTCTGGCAGAAGAACTGACCAAAAAAGACAGCCTTGAAAAGCTGATGGATTCCCTGGAAATTATCAAGTTTTATTTAAGGGACCTGGCTTTTGTTAAGGCCGGTATGGGAGAAGACCAACTGATTAAAATTGCGCATCAGGATATTATGCGGAAAGGAGAAGCATTCTATTCCCTGAATTCTCTTCTCCACATGGCGGAGGCTGTCAGTGGAACGGAGACTGCTCTCTTAATGAATGGCAACAAGAGGCTTGCCGTAGAAGATATGCTTATAAAATTTTATTATGAAAAGGCAACATTATGCTGA
- the tmk gene encoding dTMP kinase, whose product MALFITFEGTEGCGKSTQIALLSEYLEQNAAPYVMTKEPGGSAVCKKIRELLLHSENSDIRPKAELLLYAADRAQHVEEILSPALREGKTVLCDRYLDATVAYQGYGRGLDLDLVGELNGLSSGGLMPDLTFLIDCPVETGIGRALKRAESEGSREIRFENEHISFHEKVKKGYMAIAAACPERVVVVDGTLSVEKLHETILEIYLDKAGSPAAGSERELR is encoded by the coding sequence TTGGCTTTATTTATAACCTTTGAAGGGACAGAGGGGTGCGGAAAAAGCACCCAGATTGCCCTTTTGTCGGAATACCTTGAACAAAATGCGGCGCCTTATGTCATGACGAAAGAGCCGGGGGGGAGCGCGGTCTGTAAAAAAATCCGTGAACTGCTTCTCCATTCGGAAAATAGTGACATCAGGCCAAAGGCCGAATTGCTGCTTTATGCGGCTGACAGGGCCCAGCATGTGGAAGAAATTCTTTCCCCGGCTTTAAGGGAGGGGAAAACGGTCCTCTGTGACCGATATCTTGATGCTACCGTTGCCTATCAGGGCTACGGCAGGGGGCTTGATCTCGATCTTGTCGGGGAACTCAATGGCCTTTCATCGGGAGGGCTCATGCCGGACCTTACCTTTCTTATCGATTGTCCCGTAGAGACCGGTATCGGCAGGGCCCTTAAAAGGGCAGAAAGTGAAGGCTCCCGTGAAATCCGTTTTGAAAATGAGCATATCTCATTTCATGAAAAGGTGAAAAAAGGGTATATGGCCATTGCCGCAGCCTGTCCTGAAAGGGTCGTTGTTGTTGACGGTACGCTTTCTGTGGAAAAACTGCATGAAACAATATTGGAAATCTACCTGGATAAGGCCGGCTCCCCGGCAGCAGGCAGTGAGCGGGAGCTAAGGTAA
- a CDS encoding sigma-70 family RNA polymerase sigma factor, which translates to MDKASFSSEGKSHSMNRNSGKKYSFSGNTSENLAIYLKEIRKIPLLTAEREREVAIRVQQEDKEAVDTMISSNLRLVVKIAKKYVNRGLPFLDVIEEGNIGLIKAVYKFDPSKGYRFSTYATWWIRQCIERAIVNQSRVVRLPVHISDEINKMLKTSRELVLVLNREPTVEELAQEMRTTPKQITKLSMLIKRTASLDNSMDQDSSSDFNYSLQDVLEDTSLNPPSFDIDIKDRKMEIGRWLDTLNDTEKSIIAMRFGLEKDDTMTLESIGKVFGVTRERIRQIEKAAIDKLRKYTMRCNISMSDVT; encoded by the coding sequence ATGGATAAAGCTTCTTTTTCGTCTGAGGGAAAATCTCATTCGATGAACAGGAATAGTGGAAAAAAATATTCCTTTTCAGGAAATACTTCTGAGAACCTTGCTATTTACCTGAAGGAGATCAGGAAAATTCCACTGCTGACGGCGGAACGTGAAAGGGAGGTGGCTATCAGGGTCCAGCAGGAGGACAAAGAGGCCGTCGATACGATGATCTCCTCCAATTTGAGACTGGTTGTCAAGATCGCCAAAAAATATGTTAACAGGGGCCTCCCCTTTCTCGATGTTATCGAGGAAGGAAATATAGGGCTCATAAAGGCAGTCTACAAATTTGATCCGTCGAAAGGCTACCGCTTTTCCACCTATGCCACCTGGTGGATCAGGCAGTGTATTGAAAGGGCCATTGTCAACCAGTCAAGGGTCGTCAGGCTCCCCGTTCATATTTCCGATGAAATTAACAAGATGCTTAAAACATCGAGAGAACTGGTGCTTGTTCTTAACAGGGAACCGACGGTAGAGGAACTGGCCCAGGAAATGAGAACGACACCCAAGCAGATTACGAAGCTCTCCATGCTCATAAAAAGAACGGCTTCCCTCGATAATAGTATGGATCAGGACTCCAGTTCCGATTTTAACTATAGCTTGCAAGATGTGCTGGAAGATACGTCCCTTAATCCGCCAAGTTTTGATATTGATATAAAAGACAGGAAGATGGAGATCGGGCGCTGGCTCGATACCCTCAATGATACGGAAAAAAGTATTATAGCCATGCGCTTTGGACTCGAAAAAGATGATACCATGACACTTGAGAGCATTGGAAAGGTCTTTGGTGTTACCCGGGAAAGAATCAGACAGATAGAAAAGGCGGCAATCGACAAGCTGCGAAAGTATACCATGAGATGCAATATCAGCATGTCTGATGTTACCTGA
- a CDS encoding response regulator transcription factor, whose product MVGVNKKGALARKKGRLLVIDDEKWICESLSLLLSRRGLHVDSALSGNEALKFVKKELVDLVILDYNLPDMTGLDVLAAIREIAPDLPVLFMTGHGSETISIKAFKLGISDYFIKPFDPKILIEKVLDIVGERKDREATFFAGLPLQPDFDDELIEDSKGIGRAVKYLNDNYKTRITLEEVANVAGVSRYHFTRLFKKVMGISFTNYLNYFRVKKAEEALSQQDANISEIAFSVGFNSLRQFERAFKTTLGQTAAEYRRDKYPEIY is encoded by the coding sequence ATGGTCGGTGTTAATAAAAAAGGGGCTTTAGCCAGGAAAAAAGGTCGTTTGCTGGTTATTGATGACGAGAAATGGATTTGTGAAAGTCTGTCCCTCCTGCTTTCCCGCAGAGGTCTCCATGTAGATTCGGCGCTTTCAGGTAATGAGGCGCTTAAGTTTGTAAAAAAAGAGCTCGTCGACCTGGTTATTCTCGATTATAATCTCCCCGATATGACAGGCCTCGACGTTTTGGCCGCAATAAGGGAGATCGCTCCTGATCTTCCCGTTTTATTTATGACGGGCCATGGTTCGGAAACGATATCGATTAAAGCCTTCAAACTCGGCATATCAGATTACTTTATCAAACCTTTCGATCCCAAAATCCTCATTGAGAAAGTCCTCGATATTGTCGGTGAAAGGAAAGACAGGGAGGCCACTTTTTTTGCGGGCCTTCCCCTTCAGCCTGATTTCGACGATGAACTTATTGAGGATTCCAAAGGTATCGGCAGGGCTGTAAAATATTTGAATGATAATTACAAAACGCGAATTACCCTGGAGGAAGTGGCTAATGTTGCCGGTGTGAGCAGGTATCACTTCACCCGCCTCTTCAAAAAGGTCATGGGCATTTCCTTTACTAACTACCTAAACTATTTTAGAGTCAAAAAAGCTGAAGAAGCGCTTTCCCAGCAAGATGCAAATATTTCCGAAATCGCCTTTTCTGTGGGATTTAACAGCCTCAGGCAATTCGAGAGAGCCTTTAAAACCACGCTTGGTCAAACCGCCGCAGAGTACCGAAGAGATAAATACCCCGAAATTTATTGA
- the der gene encoding ribosome biogenesis GTPase Der gives MKPVVAIVGRPNVGKSTLFNRLTRTRDAIVHDMPGVTRDRNYGDVHWYGKLFTLIDTGGFEPVSEDRMLVQMREQAQLAMEEADSIIFLMDGKDGLTPSDEAVGEMLRRVKKPVFYVVNKVDGESQEDGATDFYRLGIESFSTISAEHNRGVYDLVTEVVSSFPELDREEEKDLVKVSIIGRPNVGKSSLVNRLLGTERVVVSNVPGTTRDSVDSLLQVDHKKYLLIDTAGIRRKSKVSDRLEKYTIIKALSSIERSDVVIILIDASEGITEQDVKVAGYAHEKGRACIIAVNKWDLIEKDNSTVGKYVEQIKLDLKYMDYAPILFISALTGQRAIKVLTLADEVAEEAAKRVSTAELNHIIKEAEKRHHPPSYQGKFVKLYYSSQVSVSPPTFVIFTNHPKGIHFSYERYLENKIRTTFGFEGTPVRLLFKERSGRKKIFK, from the coding sequence ATGAAACCCGTTGTTGCCATAGTCGGCCGTCCCAATGTGGGCAAGTCCACCCTTTTTAACAGGCTTACCAGGACCCGTGATGCCATCGTCCACGATATGCCCGGTGTTACAAGGGACAGGAATTACGGTGATGTGCATTGGTACGGGAAGCTTTTTACCCTTATAGATACCGGTGGCTTTGAGCCCGTTTCGGAAGACAGGATGCTTGTTCAGATGAGAGAACAGGCCCAGCTTGCCATGGAGGAGGCTGACAGCATTATCTTTCTCATGGACGGGAAAGATGGTCTTACTCCTTCCGATGAAGCTGTTGGTGAAATGCTGAGAAGGGTGAAAAAGCCTGTTTTTTACGTTGTTAACAAAGTTGATGGCGAAAGCCAGGAAGACGGCGCTACCGATTTTTACCGCCTCGGCATAGAAAGTTTCTCTACCATTTCGGCAGAGCACAACCGGGGTGTATATGACCTTGTAACTGAGGTGGTTAGTTCCTTTCCTGAACTCGACAGGGAAGAAGAGAAAGACCTTGTAAAAGTTTCCATTATCGGCAGGCCCAATGTAGGCAAGTCTTCGCTGGTAAACAGGCTGCTCGGCACGGAAAGGGTTGTCGTGAGCAATGTGCCCGGCACGACGAGAGACTCTGTTGATTCACTGCTCCAGGTTGACCATAAAAAATATCTGCTCATTGATACGGCCGGCATCAGAAGAAAAAGCAAGGTCAGTGACAGGCTTGAAAAATATACAATTATAAAGGCCTTGTCATCCATTGAAAGGAGTGACGTCGTTATCATCCTTATCGATGCTTCGGAGGGGATAACGGAGCAGGATGTGAAGGTTGCCGGATATGCCCATGAAAAGGGGCGCGCATGCATTATAGCCGTTAACAAGTGGGACCTTATAGAAAAGGATAACTCCACTGTCGGTAAATATGTAGAGCAGATAAAGCTGGACCTTAAGTATATGGATTATGCGCCTATCCTGTTTATTTCGGCATTGACCGGCCAGCGGGCAATCAAGGTCTTAACGCTTGCCGATGAAGTTGCTGAAGAAGCGGCAAAACGCGTGTCTACGGCTGAGCTTAATCATATCATTAAAGAGGCGGAAAAAAGGCACCACCCTCCGTCATATCAGGGGAAGTTTGTGAAACTTTACTATTCATCTCAGGTTTCTGTTTCACCTCCTACCTTTGTTATTTTTACCAATCATCCGAAAGGAATTCATTTTTCCTATGAAAGATACCTGGAAAACAAGATCAGGACGACATTTGGTTTTGAGGGCACGCCCGTAAGGCTCCTTTTTAAGGAACGGTCGGGGCGGAAGAAAATATTTAAATAA
- the nfi gene encoding deoxyribonuclease V (cleaves DNA at apurinic or apyrimidinic sites), with protein sequence MHIPEIPSWNVSTAEAVEIQKALSKRVLLKPLAKAVHRVAGIDVSYDRGSDHFHSAIVVFSFPEMEPVEMVTASSRVTFPYIPGFLSFREGPVVMEAFKKLIKKPHLLIFDGQGIAHPRRLGIASHLGVLLGIPSIGCAKSRLCGEYNEPGSEKGDSSPLKIGNDELGLVLRSKRGVKPLFVSPGHLIDVKGSKAMVLAATGKYRLPEPTRQAHLLVNRARVEMKKND encoded by the coding sequence ATGCATATCCCTGAAATACCCTCGTGGAATGTCTCTACTGCCGAGGCAGTGGAAATCCAGAAAGCATTGAGCAAGCGGGTTCTTTTGAAGCCTCTTGCAAAGGCCGTTCACCGGGTGGCCGGAATAGATGTTTCCTATGACCGTGGTTCAGACCACTTTCATTCGGCTATTGTGGTGTTTTCATTTCCTGAAATGGAGCCCGTCGAGATGGTGACGGCTTCCTCACGGGTGACCTTTCCCTATATTCCCGGTTTTTTATCTTTCCGGGAGGGTCCTGTTGTAATGGAAGCGTTCAAAAAGCTGATAAAGAAGCCTCATCTCCTCATTTTTGACGGACAGGGAATTGCCCATCCGAGGCGCTTGGGCATTGCATCGCACCTGGGTGTGCTCCTTGGCATACCTTCCATCGGTTGTGCCAAGAGCAGGCTATGTGGAGAATATAATGAACCCGGCAGTGAAAAAGGGGATTCATCTCCCCTTAAGATTGGTAATGATGAGCTTGGCCTTGTTTTGAGAAGTAAAAGAGGGGTAAAGCCGCTTTTTGTTTCTCCCGGCCACCTGATCGATGTAAAAGGGAGCAAGGCGATGGTCCTGGCTGCGACAGGAAAGTACAGACTGCCTGAACCGACAAGGCAGGCCCATCTCCTGGTAAACAGGGCAAGAGTGGAAATGAAAAAAAATGATTAA
- a CDS encoding metalloregulator ArsR/SmtB family transcription factor, with translation MNKKESRKIDFSKEADILKAVGHPARLKIVAGLIESECCVKDIRECLDLPQPVISQHLSLLRNKGIVTGKREGNRIHYRASNAVVKNIVAACMDEKRKGGS, from the coding sequence ATGAATAAAAAAGAAAGCAGGAAAATCGATTTTTCAAAAGAAGCTGATATACTTAAAGCTGTGGGGCATCCGGCAAGGTTGAAAATCGTGGCAGGCCTTATTGAAAGCGAGTGTTGCGTCAAGGATATCCGGGAATGCCTGGACCTTCCCCAACCTGTTATATCACAGCATCTTTCCCTGCTGAGAAACAAGGGAATCGTTACAGGAAAGAGAGAAGGCAACAGGATTCATTACCGGGCAAGCAACGCTGTTGTAAAAAATATAGTGGCCGCTTGCATGGATGAGAAAAGAAAAGGAGGGAGCTAA
- a CDS encoding DUF302 domain-containing protein: MSDYGISKKVDLDYDKAVSKVRESLSTEGFGVLTEIDVKATLKQKLDKDFKRYVILGACNPPYAYKALTSENNIGLLLPCNVIVYENDDGGSTVSVIDPIVAMNMVDNPVLAGIAKEVRQKLINVIDLI; this comes from the coding sequence ATGAGTGATTACGGTATATCCAAAAAAGTTGACCTCGACTATGACAAGGCTGTCAGTAAAGTACGGGAATCCCTTTCGACAGAGGGTTTCGGCGTATTAACCGAAATTGATGTAAAGGCGACTCTCAAACAAAAACTGGACAAGGATTTTAAGAGGTACGTCATTCTCGGCGCCTGTAATCCGCCCTATGCATACAAGGCGCTTACTTCTGAAAACAACATCGGTCTTTTGCTTCCCTGCAATGTCATTGTTTACGAAAACGACGATGGCGGCAGCACTGTTTCGGTCATCGATCCTATTGTAGCCATGAACATGGTCGATAATCCGGTCCTTGCCGGGATTGCAAAAGAAGTCAGGCAAAAACTGATTAATGTCATCGATCTTATTTAA
- a CDS encoding DUF3365 domain-containing protein, whose translation MKKMMIYFLALSIVIIGTQASGGTSEERVKSKAKKVADQITELRSERAASLLDADMKITPDLFKSVCGPVKKKAMEIAKKEGLKIRHAAIKNRNPAHEATEEDVKLHDFFSSNPDKKGLWEKVTLKDRNFVKYSRPVYVEKACLNCHGEKEKRPEFIKKKYPRDKAYGFKVGHLRGIIQVMVPISE comes from the coding sequence ATGAAGAAAATGATGATTTATTTTTTAGCGCTTTCCATCGTTATTATCGGAACTCAGGCGTCGGGAGGGACGTCGGAAGAAAGGGTAAAGAGCAAGGCCAAAAAGGTTGCTGACCAGATTACCGAATTAAGAAGTGAAAGAGCGGCCTCACTGCTTGATGCGGATATGAAGATAACGCCTGACCTTTTTAAAAGTGTCTGCGGGCCCGTTAAAAAGAAAGCCATGGAGATTGCTAAAAAAGAAGGGCTTAAAATCCGTCATGCCGCCATTAAAAACAGGAATCCCGCCCATGAAGCAACGGAAGAAGATGTAAAGCTTCATGACTTTTTCAGCAGCAATCCCGATAAAAAAGGCCTCTGGGAGAAAGTTACTTTAAAGGACAGGAATTTTGTTAAGTACAGCCGTCCCGTTTATGTTGAAAAAGCCTGCCTTAATTGTCATGGTGAAAAAGAGAAAAGGCCGGAATTTATAAAGAAAAAATACCCACGGGACAAGGCCTATGGATTTAAGGTCGGCCATCTCAGGGGAATAATACAGGTTATGGTCCCCATAAGCGAATAA
- a CDS encoding DUF2892 domain-containing protein produces MHVERLLRLIAGTFILLSLVLAELHSTKWLWFTAFVGINLFQSGFSNWCGMMTILKKFGVRPCLPSRQSAQGG; encoded by the coding sequence ATGCATGTAGAAAGATTATTGAGACTCATTGCCGGCACATTTATTCTTTTAAGCCTGGTACTGGCTGAACTTCATTCAACAAAATGGTTATGGTTTACCGCCTTTGTAGGTATAAACCTTTTTCAGTCAGGCTTTTCCAACTGGTGCGGAATGATGACCATACTAAAGAAGTTCGGTGTCAGACCCTGCTTGCCATCCCGACAATCAGCACAGGGCGGATAA
- a CDS encoding ISNCY family transposase encodes MKRTELLQEVRKVRFEEVLKIWTERSITQEEAAQILGVSDRTFRRYIDRYKEEGLEGLLDKRLTQASSRRAPVDEVMDLTSQYKSRYRGWNVKHFYSFYKKGGGIRSYSWVKNELQSARLVPKVKKKGVHRRRREPSPLPGMMLHQDGSSHEWVAGKMWDLIVTMDDATNEHYSMFFVEEEGTASSFRGVRDVIEKHGLFSSFYSDRGSHYWITPEAGGKVDKDNLTQFGRAMRQLGIDMIPAYSPEARGRSERVFKTHQDRLVKELALNNITTMEESNRYIKDVYLPAYNKELIRPASLQGNAFVPMVGINLNEILCEQYERKVGADNCVHFEKKQLQIPKDKYRFHYVKAKVRVHRYSDGSLAVFHGPRKLSVYNCEGQLKKIKKAA; translated from the coding sequence ATGAAACGAACAGAACTGTTGCAGGAGGTCAGAAAAGTGAGATTTGAAGAGGTATTAAAGATATGGACAGAGCGAAGTATAACTCAAGAAGAAGCGGCACAAATATTGGGAGTCAGTGATCGCACTTTCAGGCGTTATATTGATCGGTATAAAGAGGAAGGGCTTGAAGGTTTATTGGACAAGCGTTTGACACAGGCATCAAGCCGCCGGGCACCTGTTGATGAAGTAATGGATCTGACCAGTCAGTATAAGAGCCGCTATAGAGGCTGGAATGTAAAGCACTTTTATTCTTTTTATAAAAAGGGAGGAGGCATAAGAAGTTACAGTTGGGTTAAAAATGAGCTTCAATCTGCCCGTCTTGTCCCTAAAGTTAAGAAGAAAGGTGTTCATAGGAGACGTAGAGAACCCTCTCCCCTTCCTGGCATGATGCTTCATCAGGATGGCAGTAGCCATGAATGGGTTGCGGGTAAAATGTGGGACCTCATAGTAACAATGGATGATGCTACCAATGAGCATTACAGCATGTTTTTTGTAGAAGAAGAGGGGACTGCCAGCAGCTTTAGAGGAGTAAGAGATGTTATTGAAAAGCATGGGCTTTTCAGCTCATTCTATTCGGATCGCGGAAGCCATTACTGGATTACACCGGAAGCTGGAGGGAAGGTTGATAAAGATAATTTAACCCAGTTTGGACGTGCAATGAGGCAGCTCGGCATAGATATGATACCTGCCTATTCACCTGAGGCAAGAGGTCGATCTGAAAGAGTATTTAAAACCCACCAAGACCGTCTGGTAAAGGAGTTGGCTCTCAATAACATTACCACAATGGAAGAGAGCAACCGATATATAAAGGATGTATATTTACCTGCTTACAATAAAGAGCTAATACGCCCGGCATCACTCCAGGGGAATGCTTTTGTCCCTATGGTTGGTATAAATCTGAATGAGATTCTTTGTGAGCAATATGAACGTAAGGTTGGCGCTGATAATTGTGTTCATTTTGAGAAGAAACAGTTACAGATACCAAAGGATAAGTACAGGTTTCATTATGTAAAAGCAAAGGTTCGGGTACATCGTTATTCTGATGGTTCACTGGCGGTCTTTCATGGCCCTAGAAAACTCTCTGTTTATAATTGTGAAGGTCAGCTGAAGAAGATAAAAAAGGCGGCTTAG